A single window of Halobacterium jilantaiense DNA harbors:
- a CDS encoding pyridoxal phosphate-dependent aminotransferase, with translation MTEFSERVEQVSISGIREVFEAAGEDAINLGLGQPDFPTPEHARQAAVDAIEAGKADGYTSNRGTPGLVDAIVDKHARDQGVDVAPEGVIATAGGSEALHLALEAHVDPGEEVLFPDPGFVAYDALTRIAGGDPVGLPLRDDLTLDPATVEDHITDDTAAFVVNSPGNPTGAVQSPDDMREFARIADEHDVLCISDEVYEHIVFEGEHRSPMEFAETDNVVVVNACSKTYSMTGWRLGWVAASERRAERMLRVHQYVQACASAPAQYAAEAALSGPQDVVDEMTASFEERRDVLLDGLEDMGLDVPTPEGAFYAMPEVPDGWVDEVVDRGVVVVPGSAFGDHGEGYARISYATDMDSLRAAIDAMREATRAVR, from the coding sequence ATGACGGAGTTCTCCGAGCGCGTGGAGCAGGTCTCCATCAGCGGCATCCGCGAGGTGTTCGAGGCGGCGGGCGAGGACGCCATCAACCTCGGGCTGGGACAGCCCGACTTCCCGACGCCCGAGCACGCCCGGCAGGCGGCCGTCGACGCCATCGAAGCGGGGAAGGCCGACGGCTACACGTCGAACCGCGGGACGCCCGGCCTCGTCGACGCCATCGTCGACAAACACGCCCGCGACCAGGGCGTCGACGTCGCGCCCGAGGGCGTCATCGCGACGGCGGGCGGCAGCGAGGCGCTGCACCTCGCGCTCGAAGCCCACGTCGACCCCGGCGAGGAAGTACTGTTCCCCGACCCCGGGTTCGTGGCGTACGACGCGCTGACGCGCATCGCGGGCGGGGACCCGGTCGGGCTCCCGCTCCGGGACGACCTGACGCTCGACCCCGCGACCGTCGAAGACCACATCACCGACGACACGGCGGCGTTCGTCGTGAACTCGCCCGGAAACCCCACGGGTGCCGTCCAGTCGCCCGACGACATGCGGGAGTTCGCGCGCATCGCCGACGAACACGACGTGCTCTGCATCAGCGACGAGGTCTACGAGCACATCGTCTTCGAGGGCGAGCACCGCTCCCCGATGGAGTTCGCGGAGACCGACAACGTCGTCGTCGTGAACGCGTGCTCGAAGACGTACTCGATGACGGGCTGGCGGCTCGGCTGGGTCGCCGCCAGCGAGCGCCGCGCCGAACGCATGCTGCGCGTCCACCAGTACGTCCAGGCGTGTGCCAGCGCCCCGGCCCAGTACGCCGCGGAGGCCGCACTCTCCGGCCCACAGGATGTCGTCGACGAGATGACGGCGTCCTTCGAGGAACGCCGGGACGTGCTGCTGGACGGCCTCGAAGACATGGGGCTGGACGTGCCGACGCCCGAGGGCGCGTTCTACGCGATGCCCGAAGTCCCCGACGGCTGGGTGGACGAGGTGGTCGACAGGGGCGTCGTCGTCGTCCCGGGGTCGGCGTTCGGCGACCACGGCGAGGGGTACGCCCGCATCTCCTACGCCACGGACATGGACTCACTGCGGGCGGCCATCGACGCGATGCGCGAGGCGACACGGGCCGTCCGGTAG
- a CDS encoding redox-regulated ATPase YchF, giving the protein MLSIALAGKPNAGKSTFYTAATRSEVDVANYPFTTIDANRGVTHVRTECPCLTRDERCGHEHCHDGKRYVPVELLDVAGLVPGAHEGRGLGNQFLDELSNADVIVNVVDASGATNAEGEPVEVGEHDPVDDIDFVEEEMDLWLAGIVEDNWESVERASRSPGFDIEEAVTDMMTGFGASEYQVAAVLRDIDYPEDPIQWSDDDREALARGVRERTKPIVVVANKVDVAPEENVQRLLDLDKPVIPATAQGELALRRGDDAGILDYDPGDEDFEITGDVGDEQRETLDDLRATMQEYGGTGIQGALDYAVYDLLDMVTAFPVQDQSKWTDAKGNVLPDAFLLESGATPVDLAYAVHSDIGDGYLHAVNAKSKREVGEDYELDEGDVVKIVSTAK; this is encoded by the coding sequence ATGCTCTCTATCGCGCTTGCCGGGAAGCCGAACGCCGGCAAGTCGACGTTCTACACGGCGGCGACACGGTCGGAGGTGGACGTGGCGAACTACCCGTTCACCACCATCGACGCGAACCGGGGCGTGACCCACGTGCGGACCGAGTGCCCGTGCCTGACCCGCGACGAGCGCTGCGGCCACGAGCACTGCCACGACGGGAAGCGGTACGTGCCGGTGGAGCTACTGGACGTGGCGGGGCTGGTGCCGGGCGCTCACGAGGGCCGCGGGCTCGGCAACCAGTTCCTCGACGAGCTGTCGAACGCCGACGTCATCGTGAACGTCGTGGACGCCTCCGGCGCGACGAACGCGGAGGGCGAGCCCGTCGAGGTCGGCGAACACGACCCGGTCGACGACATCGACTTCGTGGAGGAAGAGATGGACCTCTGGCTAGCGGGCATCGTGGAGGACAACTGGGAGAGCGTCGAGCGGGCGTCTCGCTCGCCCGGCTTCGACATCGAGGAGGCCGTCACGGACATGATGACGGGATTCGGCGCGAGCGAGTATCAGGTCGCGGCCGTCCTCCGGGACATCGACTACCCCGAGGACCCGATTCAGTGGTCGGACGACGACCGGGAGGCGCTCGCCCGGGGCGTCCGCGAGCGCACGAAGCCCATCGTCGTCGTCGCGAACAAGGTCGACGTGGCACCCGAGGAGAACGTCCAGCGGCTGCTGGACCTCGACAAGCCCGTGATTCCCGCGACGGCGCAGGGCGAACTCGCGCTGCGACGCGGCGACGACGCGGGCATCCTCGACTACGACCCCGGCGACGAGGACTTCGAAATTACGGGCGACGTGGGTGACGAGCAGCGCGAGACGCTCGACGACCTCCGGGCGACGATGCAGGAGTACGGCGGCACGGGCATCCAGGGCGCACTCGACTACGCCGTCTACGACCTCCTCGACATGGTGACGGCGTTCCCCGTCCAGGACCAGTCGAAGTGGACCGACGCGAAGGGCAACGTCCTCCCCGACGCCTTCCTCCTCGAATCGGGGGCGACGCCCGTCGACCTCGCGTACGCCGTCCACTCGGACATCGGGGACGGCTACCTCCACGCGGTCAACGCGAAGAGCAAACGAGAGGTCGGCGAGGACTACGAACTCGACGAGGGCGACGTGGTGAAAATCGTCTCCACCGCGAAGTAG
- a CDS encoding DUF5800 family protein, which yields MTTLSFEDDGVDVVYEGTEFRMEKDLIEEATEKNYDDVTDHEVLQLVEPNPALSGEPRRIGDIVN from the coding sequence ATGACGACGCTCTCCTTCGAAGACGACGGCGTGGACGTGGTGTACGAGGGCACCGAGTTCCGCATGGAGAAGGACCTCATCGAGGAAGCCACGGAGAAGAACTACGACGACGTCACCGACCACGAGGTGCTCCAACTCGTCGAACCGAACCCCGCGCTCTCCGGCGAGCCCCGGCGCATCGGCGACATCGTCAACTGA
- a CDS encoding MarR family transcriptional regulator: protein MSATAIDADTVEALEDLPPSAKLVAKVLEYNDTLSQSELAEETLLPDRTVRYALTRLEEQDVVESRFSFSDARKRLYTLT from the coding sequence ATGAGCGCGACAGCCATCGACGCCGACACCGTGGAAGCACTCGAAGACCTGCCGCCGAGCGCGAAGCTCGTCGCCAAGGTTCTGGAGTACAACGACACGCTCTCCCAGAGCGAACTCGCCGAGGAGACGCTGCTGCCCGACCGTACGGTGCGCTACGCGCTCACCCGCCTCGAAGAACAGGACGTGGTCGAGTCCCGCTTCTCGTTCTCGGACGCCCGCAAGCGCCTCTACACGCTGACCTGA
- a CDS encoding proteasome assembly chaperone family protein, producing the protein MASVNRRADFDLDSPTLVEGLPGVGLVGKIATDHVVESFDMDLVASVDCDGIPNVAVYDDDSHDVVPPVRIHADESRNLLALQSDVPVARSGSSDFADCLTTWFDSNDVTPLYLSGLPDENHEMGELPAVFGIGSGSGTTILTDHDIDTPPERGVVGGPTGALVNRAAERGLDAVSLVVESDPQFPDPAAARRLIDTAIAPITGVDIPTDDLVDRAEEIRDQKEKLAQRMQEASEEESTQAKPMRMFQ; encoded by the coding sequence ATGGCCAGCGTGAACCGCCGCGCGGACTTCGACCTCGACTCGCCCACGCTCGTGGAAGGTCTCCCCGGTGTCGGCCTCGTCGGCAAAATCGCCACCGACCACGTCGTCGAGAGCTTCGACATGGACCTCGTCGCTAGCGTCGACTGCGACGGCATCCCGAACGTCGCCGTCTACGACGACGACTCCCACGACGTTGTCCCGCCGGTCCGCATCCACGCCGACGAGTCCCGGAACCTCCTCGCGCTCCAGAGCGACGTACCAGTCGCCCGCAGCGGCTCCAGCGACTTCGCCGACTGCCTCACCACCTGGTTCGACTCCAACGATGTCACTCCGCTCTACCTCTCCGGCCTCCCCGACGAGAACCACGAGATGGGTGAACTCCCCGCCGTCTTCGGCATCGGCTCCGGCTCCGGGACCACCATCCTCACCGACCACGACATCGACACCCCGCCCGAACGCGGCGTCGTCGGCGGCCCCACCGGCGCGCTCGTCAACCGCGCCGCCGAACGCGGCCTCGACGCCGTCTCCCTCGTCGTCGAATCCGACCCCCAGTTCCCCGACCCCGCCGCCGCCCGCCGCCTCATCGACACCGCCATCGCCCCCATCACCGGCGTCGACATCCCCACCGACGACCTCGTCGACCGCGCCGAGGAAATCCGCGACCAGAAGGAGAAACTCGCCCAGCGCATGCAGGAAGCCAGCGAAGAGGAGTCCACGCAAGCGAAACCGATGCGGATGTTCCAATAG
- the pan1 gene encoding proteasome-activating nucleotidase Pan1 has translation MTDTVEDVELPYDDSASQQEKLEALEEQLSTLEEENEEMRDRLLDANAENNKYQQKLERLSHENKKLKQSPLFIATVQELNDEGAVIKQHGNNQEALTEVTDELREDLEPGARVAVNNSLSVVRRLDDEADVRARVMEVEQSPDVGYEDVGGLDEQLREVRETVELPMKNPGLFETVGIDPPSGVLLHGPPGTGKTLMAKAVAKQTDATFIKMAGSELVHKFIGEGAKLVRDLFQVARDHEPAVVFIDEIDAIASKRTDSKTSGDAEVQRTMMQLLSEMDGFDERGDIRIIAATNRFDMLDRAILRPGRFDRLIEVPNPDAEGREKIFKIHTRDMNVADDVDFAELAADTDDLSGADVKAITTEAGMFAIRDDRQEVTMQDFRSAREKLEQDSDAEASAEPSRTFA, from the coding sequence ATGACCGACACCGTCGAGGACGTGGAGCTCCCCTACGACGACAGCGCCTCTCAACAGGAGAAACTCGAGGCGCTAGAGGAGCAACTCTCTACCCTCGAAGAGGAGAACGAGGAGATGCGCGACCGGCTGCTCGACGCCAACGCAGAGAACAACAAGTACCAGCAGAAGCTCGAGCGGCTCTCTCACGAGAACAAGAAGCTCAAGCAGTCCCCGCTGTTCATCGCGACCGTCCAGGAACTGAACGACGAGGGTGCCGTAATCAAGCAGCACGGCAACAACCAGGAGGCCCTCACCGAGGTCACGGATGAACTCCGCGAGGACCTCGAACCCGGCGCTCGCGTGGCCGTCAACAACTCGCTGTCCGTCGTCCGCCGGCTGGACGACGAGGCGGACGTCCGCGCCCGCGTGATGGAAGTCGAGCAGTCCCCCGACGTCGGCTACGAGGACGTCGGTGGGCTCGACGAGCAGCTCCGGGAGGTCCGGGAGACCGTCGAACTTCCGATGAAGAACCCCGGGCTGTTCGAGACCGTGGGCATCGACCCGCCGAGCGGCGTGCTGCTGCACGGGCCGCCGGGCACCGGGAAGACCCTGATGGCGAAGGCCGTCGCGAAGCAGACCGACGCCACCTTCATCAAGATGGCCGGCTCGGAACTCGTCCACAAGTTCATCGGCGAGGGCGCGAAGCTCGTCCGCGACCTCTTCCAGGTCGCCCGCGACCACGAGCCCGCCGTCGTCTTCATCGACGAGATCGACGCCATCGCGTCGAAGCGGACGGACTCGAAGACCTCGGGCGACGCCGAGGTCCAGCGCACGATGATGCAGCTGCTCTCGGAGATGGACGGCTTCGACGAGCGCGGCGACATCCGCATCATCGCCGCCACCAACCGCTTCGACATGCTCGACCGCGCCATCCTCCGGCCCGGCCGCTTCGACCGCCTCATCGAAGTGCCGAACCCCGACGCCGAGGGCCGCGAGAAGATCTTCAAGATCCACACCCGCGACATGAACGTCGCCGACGACGTCGACTTCGCGGAGCTGGCGGCCGACACCGACGACCTCTCCGGCGCGGACGTGAAAGCCATCACGACCGAGGCGGGGATGTTCGCCATCCGCGACGACCGCCAGGAGGTCACGATGCAGGACTTCCGGTCGGCCCGCGAGAAGCTCGAACAGGACAGTGACGCGGAGGCGTCCGCCGAGCCGTCCCGGACGTTCGCCTAG
- a CDS encoding polymer-forming cytoskeletal protein: MLGPNPIDRLRIPDDTTVEEHDLVTDGDVLVGGQSTVELGVRGRSVVAGERVSFDGDIEAEGDCRLDMWCEVDGNVLAEKDAYLGERAHITGRLVVGGDLDIGDDVDIEEGFEASGWIVIRNPMPTLTFFVMYVTHLLQLGEEEEAQDLVEELAADGDRDPLTIPRSGSVSDDAWRVSTPATIGDNCRLHGNIRATEIDVGRGNNVFGSLRAQDDVTVGAGTKIHGDVTTRDGNVHVQGDAVVLGDVSGHDVTIDEAADVDGIIRARGEMRLGSSTDRDAE, from the coding sequence GTGCTCGGCCCGAACCCGATCGACCGGCTCCGGATACCCGACGACACCACCGTCGAGGAGCACGACCTCGTCACCGACGGTGACGTGCTCGTCGGCGGGCAGTCGACGGTCGAACTCGGGGTTCGCGGCCGCAGCGTCGTCGCGGGCGAACGCGTCTCCTTCGACGGCGACATCGAAGCCGAGGGCGACTGCCGACTCGACATGTGGTGTGAGGTCGACGGCAACGTCCTCGCCGAGAAAGACGCCTACCTCGGCGAGCGCGCCCACATCACGGGCCGGCTCGTCGTCGGCGGCGACCTCGACATCGGCGACGACGTCGACATCGAGGAGGGCTTCGAGGCCTCCGGCTGGATTGTCATCCGGAACCCGATGCCCACCCTCACGTTCTTCGTCATGTACGTCACGCACCTCCTCCAGCTCGGCGAGGAGGAGGAAGCCCAGGACCTCGTCGAGGAGCTGGCGGCCGACGGCGACCGAGACCCCCTCACGATTCCCCGGTCTGGGAGCGTCTCCGACGACGCCTGGCGCGTCTCCACGCCGGCGACCATCGGCGACAACTGCCGGCTGCACGGCAACATCCGCGCGACCGAAATCGACGTCGGGCGCGGAAACAACGTCTTCGGGAGTCTGCGCGCCCAAGACGACGTGACGGTGGGTGCCGGCACGAAGATCCACGGCGACGTGACAACCCGGGACGGGAACGTCCACGTGCAGGGGGACGCGGTCGTCCTCGGGGACGTCTCCGGCCACGACGTGACCATCGACGAGGCCGCGGACGTCGACGGCATCATCCGCGCTCGCGGCGAGATGCGGCTCGGCAGCTCCACCGACCGGGACGCCGAGTGA
- a CDS encoding DUF7122 family protein: MRDNVSREFDRLPATADDREVEGRPSREAVVDWWVDRFGVPQDTFDEYTFWEKGAGKVWALPFDPGTPVPVEALGLKVLRTRQEHWKPTTIAAQRFGREATQNVVELDREQAGVFLAGEEQDLDWDGDWGYLVAAHEVAGRVEPIGVGLFTYGTLQSMVPKGRRREFDAD, encoded by the coding sequence ATGAGAGACAACGTGAGCCGCGAGTTCGACCGGCTGCCCGCGACAGCCGACGACCGCGAGGTCGAAGGGCGGCCGAGCCGCGAGGCCGTCGTCGACTGGTGGGTCGACCGGTTCGGCGTCCCCCAGGACACCTTCGACGAGTACACGTTCTGGGAGAAGGGCGCGGGGAAGGTGTGGGCGCTCCCGTTCGACCCCGGGACGCCAGTGCCGGTGGAGGCGCTGGGGCTGAAGGTTCTGCGCACCCGGCAGGAGCACTGGAAGCCGACGACAATTGCCGCCCAGCGGTTCGGCCGCGAGGCGACCCAGAACGTCGTCGAGTTGGACCGCGAGCAGGCTGGGGTGTTCCTCGCGGGCGAGGAGCAGGACCTCGACTGGGACGGCGACTGGGGGTACCTCGTCGCCGCCCACGAGGTCGCCGGACGCGTCGAACCCATCGGTGTCGGGCTGTTCACCTACGGCACGCTCCAGTCGATGGTGCCGAAGGGCCGTCGGCGAGAGTTCGACGCGGACTGA
- a CDS encoding DUF6176 family protein, which produces MADVVLSKQKIADGKTERLREWAAEVQNRRDEAVVTLRDEGMHSETAFVEHTDDGDFLVYYMKADDIDAVYEALEDSSHDIDEDHERVLMDVLEDGEEVGDYEFLYHLENPDRP; this is translated from the coding sequence ATGGCCGATGTCGTCCTGTCGAAACAGAAAATCGCCGACGGGAAGACCGAGCGACTCCGGGAGTGGGCAGCGGAGGTACAGAACCGCAGAGACGAGGCCGTGGTGACGCTGCGTGACGAGGGCATGCACTCGGAGACGGCGTTCGTCGAACACACCGACGACGGCGACTTCCTCGTCTACTACATGAAGGCCGACGACATCGACGCGGTGTACGAGGCGCTCGAAGACTCCTCGCACGACATCGACGAGGACCACGAGCGCGTGCTGATGGACGTGCTAGAAGACGGCGAGGAGGTCGGCGACTACGAGTTTCTCTACCACCTGGAGAACCCTGACCGACCGTAG
- a CDS encoding class I SAM-dependent methyltransferase, with protein sequence MSDWQDDDVVADQYEDAGNLGARQMLHARFAASEQSRYEWLFDRLDLPADAEVLALGGGNGTVWAVNADRVPDGWDVTVTDAFQGMVMSAMDALEDAAHDFNFDAVDARDVPYPDDTFDAVTANHVLYHLDDADREQALAEIRRVLKPGGALYASTNGSDNLAELWDVAEAFAEFPDELPFSLSNGGDQLREHFDSVERHRYDTELVVDTPEPLVAYVLSLPGVDPAAGPDLERAFRERFEDGELRVETDIGVFVARLAE encoded by the coding sequence ATGAGCGACTGGCAGGACGACGACGTTGTCGCCGACCAGTACGAGGACGCCGGGAATCTCGGCGCACGCCAGATGCTGCACGCCCGCTTCGCCGCGAGCGAGCAGTCCCGCTACGAGTGGCTGTTCGACCGACTCGACCTCCCGGCCGACGCGGAGGTGCTCGCGCTCGGCGGCGGCAACGGCACGGTCTGGGCCGTGAACGCCGACCGCGTCCCGGACGGCTGGGACGTCACCGTCACCGACGCGTTCCAGGGAATGGTGATGAGCGCGATGGACGCCCTCGAAGACGCCGCCCACGACTTCAACTTCGACGCCGTCGACGCCCGAGACGTCCCGTACCCCGACGACACCTTCGACGCGGTCACCGCGAACCACGTGCTCTACCACCTCGACGACGCCGACCGGGAGCAGGCGCTCGCCGAGATTCGGCGCGTCCTGAAACCCGGCGGCGCGCTCTACGCGTCGACGAACGGCTCCGACAACCTCGCCGAACTCTGGGACGTGGCCGAGGCCTTCGCCGAGTTCCCGGACGAACTCCCGTTCTCGCTGTCGAACGGCGGCGACCAGCTCCGCGAGCACTTCGACAGCGTCGAGCGCCACCGCTACGACACAGAACTGGTCGTCGACACGCCGGAGCCGCTGGTGGCGTACGTGCTCTCGCTGCCGGGCGTCGACCCCGCAGCCGGCCCCGACCTCGAGCGCGCGTTCCGCGAGCGCTTCGAGGACGGCGAACTGCGCGTCGAAACCGACATCGGCGTGTTCGTCGCGCGGCTCGCCGAGTGA
- a CDS encoding UbiA family prenyltransferase — MHVSRHGRGTRADLGALASQVHPVFMLPPLAASAFGAVLAGSFSLGVAAVHLAAMFFAVYTAHVKDGFVDFHVRGEDDDHPLTESGCRVALAGASLGFFACAAGLLWLVGPGAAALALPAWLIGYHHAPQLDTNPVTTTTGYPAGIAVSLLGGYYAQVGALGVRSLAFAAVLLVLLTGVKVVDDSKDYDYDRSIDKRTVAVVLGKPAARRFAYGLMAAAMAGVVAFAALAVFPPSTVLAVAAFGVVAAFAARSEPTVATMLLVRGCYVFLAVLVAAVWFEPLA, encoded by the coding sequence ATGCACGTTTCGCGGCACGGGCGGGGAACCCGCGCAGACCTCGGCGCGCTCGCCTCACAGGTCCACCCCGTGTTCATGCTGCCGCCGCTGGCGGCGTCTGCGTTCGGCGCGGTGCTCGCCGGTTCGTTCTCCCTCGGCGTCGCCGCAGTCCACCTCGCGGCGATGTTCTTCGCCGTCTACACCGCCCACGTGAAAGACGGCTTCGTCGACTTCCACGTCCGGGGCGAGGACGACGACCACCCGCTCACCGAGTCCGGCTGCCGGGTCGCGCTGGCCGGCGCTTCCCTCGGTTTCTTCGCGTGTGCCGCCGGCCTCCTGTGGCTGGTCGGTCCCGGCGCTGCCGCGCTCGCGCTGCCGGCGTGGCTCATCGGCTACCACCACGCCCCCCAGTTGGACACCAACCCTGTCACCACGACGACAGGCTACCCCGCCGGCATCGCCGTCTCCCTGCTCGGCGGCTACTACGCCCAGGTCGGCGCGCTCGGCGTGCGGTCGCTGGCGTTCGCCGCCGTCCTGCTCGTCCTCCTGACGGGCGTGAAGGTCGTCGACGACTCGAAGGACTACGACTACGACCGCTCCATCGACAAGCGCACGGTCGCCGTGGTGCTCGGCAAGCCGGCCGCGCGCCGCTTCGCGTACGGCCTGATGGCGGCCGCGATGGCCGGCGTCGTCGCGTTCGCCGCGCTCGCCGTCTTCCCGCCGAGCACCGTGCTCGCCGTCGCTGCGTTCGGCGTCGTCGCCGCGTTCGCCGCGCGCAGCGAGCCGACGGTCGCGACGATGCTGCTCGTCCGCGGCTGCTACGTCTTCCTGGCCGTGCTCGTCGCGGCCGTCTGGTTCGAGCCACTGGCCTAA
- a CDS encoding RsmB/NOP family class I SAM-dependent RNA methyltransferase: MDALSRYEPIIEDFEAFLSACERPLPTTVRVNPLAVGVDRAVDALEDEGVAVERRDWHEGVLEVDTGKPGNTWPYVHGWLHGQEEVSCVPPRLLDPEPGDMVWDACAAPGGKTTQLAAEIADEGFVVANDDNLGRLSALRGNCDRLGVTSAAVTNTDARRATLDAFPDVDAFDAALVDAPCTCEGTIRKNPDALDGAGASASRNLGRLQADILERAVELTGDGGAVVYSTCTFAPEENEAVVDEVLDRTDCRLVAFDVGLDSSPGLTEWDGESYDDSLARARRYYPHQNDTGGFFAAKLEVTA; encoded by the coding sequence ATGGACGCGCTGTCGCGGTACGAGCCGATTATCGAGGACTTCGAGGCGTTTCTGTCGGCCTGCGAGCGGCCGCTGCCGACGACGGTCCGCGTGAATCCGCTGGCGGTCGGGGTCGACCGGGCGGTCGACGCCCTGGAGGACGAGGGCGTGGCAGTCGAGCGCCGGGACTGGCACGAGGGCGTGCTGGAAGTGGACACGGGGAAGCCGGGGAACACGTGGCCGTACGTCCACGGCTGGCTGCACGGTCAGGAGGAAGTCTCCTGTGTGCCGCCGCGCTTGCTCGACCCCGAGCCCGGGGACATGGTGTGGGACGCGTGTGCGGCTCCGGGCGGGAAGACGACGCAGCTCGCCGCCGAAATCGCCGACGAGGGGTTCGTGGTGGCGAACGACGACAACCTCGGCCGGCTGTCGGCGCTGCGCGGGAACTGCGACCGGCTCGGCGTCACGTCGGCGGCGGTGACGAACACCGACGCGCGGCGCGCGACCCTGGACGCGTTCCCGGACGTCGACGCCTTCGACGCGGCGCTCGTGGACGCGCCCTGCACCTGCGAGGGGACGATTCGGAAGAACCCGGACGCGCTGGACGGCGCGGGGGCGTCCGCGAGCCGGAACCTCGGCCGCCTGCAGGCGGACATCCTCGAACGCGCCGTCGAACTCACCGGCGATGGCGGCGCGGTCGTCTACTCAACGTGCACGTTCGCGCCCGAGGAGAACGAGGCCGTCGTCGACGAGGTGCTGGACCGAACGGACTGCCGGCTGGTCGCGTTCGACGTGGGCCTCGACTCGTCGCCCGGGCTGACCGAGTGGGACGGCGAGTCGTACGACGACAGCCTCGCTCGGGCGCGGCGGTACTACCCCCACCAGAACGACACGGGGGGGTTCTTCGCCGCGAAACTGGAGGTGACCGCATGA
- a CDS encoding CNNM domain-containing protein, with the protein MSTGEITPVTALRILGGIVLLAGNGFFVATEFALTRVRQFDESEFQETAGLRRAWEMTDRLEIYLTGCQLGITVCSVGLGVVAEPALAVLFAPVLELVGFGAASTATLSVLVALAVMNVAHLVLAEQAPTYLGVERAKTVANYCAPLHYWWTRTMSPIIRAGDYTAKAILSLVGVEMTRSWTEEEAEGEPPIDGRSDLRSRMGDLLSGTEIPDERREEVIGALDIDRIPVGDEAVPVDEVVAVSTTDDLETNLDRMADAPHVRYPLVGESMDDFRGVVYLPEVFRDLDDLRDGTLALEDVAHPPLVFDADMSVSDAIDRFQAERQELAFVTDPDSGSVVGMLTVTDALEAIAGDVEDPFDEAAEKSQS; encoded by the coding sequence ATGTCTACTGGCGAAATCACGCCGGTGACCGCGCTGCGCATCCTCGGCGGCATCGTCCTCCTCGCCGGCAACGGCTTCTTCGTCGCGACCGAGTTCGCGCTCACTCGCGTCCGACAGTTCGACGAGTCGGAGTTCCAGGAGACGGCTGGGCTCCGCCGGGCGTGGGAGATGACCGACCGCCTCGAAATCTACCTGACGGGCTGCCAGCTGGGTATCACCGTCTGTTCTGTCGGGCTGGGCGTCGTCGCGGAACCGGCGCTCGCAGTGCTGTTCGCACCCGTTCTCGAACTCGTCGGGTTCGGCGCGGCGTCCACCGCGACGCTCTCCGTGCTGGTCGCCCTCGCCGTGATGAACGTCGCCCACCTCGTGCTCGCCGAGCAGGCACCCACCTACCTCGGTGTCGAGCGCGCGAAGACGGTCGCGAACTACTGCGCCCCGCTGCACTACTGGTGGACGCGAACCATGTCGCCCATCATTCGCGCCGGTGACTACACCGCCAAGGCGATTCTCTCTCTCGTCGGCGTCGAGATGACGCGCTCGTGGACGGAAGAAGAGGCCGAGGGCGAACCCCCAATCGACGGCCGCTCCGACCTCCGGAGCCGGATGGGCGACCTGCTCAGTGGAACGGAGATTCCCGACGAGCGCCGGGAGGAAGTCATCGGCGCGCTCGACATCGACCGCATCCCCGTCGGCGACGAAGCCGTCCCGGTCGACGAGGTCGTCGCCGTCTCCACGACCGACGATCTGGAGACGAACCTCGACAGGATGGCCGACGCCCCCCACGTCCGGTACCCGCTGGTCGGCGAGTCGATGGACGACTTCAGGGGCGTCGTCTACCTCCCCGAAGTCTTCCGGGACCTCGACGACCTCCGGGACGGCACGCTCGCCCTCGAAGACGTCGCGCACCCGCCGCTGGTCTTCGACGCCGACATGTCCGTCAGTGACGCAATCGACCGCTTCCAGGCCGAACGGCAGGAACTCGCGTTCGTCACCGACCCCGACTCGGGCAGCGTGGTGGGGATGCTCACAGTCACGGACGCGCTGGAAGCCATCGCCGGCGACGTCGAGGACCCGTTCGACGAGGCGGCCGAGAAGTCCCAGTCCTAA